Proteins encoded together in one Psilocybe cubensis strain MGC-MH-2018 chromosome 8, whole genome shotgun sequence window:
- a CDS encoding Chitotriosidase-1 gives MKLALGAPIWLTALLLSVATSAQFTCSPTQPCEIGCCTKFGSCGLGPDSCGPENCISNCDRKSDCDPGWGAQWSNAEECPLKVCCSKFGFCGTTSDFCGNATVTAPSCSGGSSSSKRTIGYYEAWSVTRPCDKMYPESIPIGSYTHLNFAFAFVNPTTFALSPMSDADPALYKRFTALKNTNPGLQTWISIGGWSMNDPDQPTATTFSDLAGSSDAQSKFFASVLSFLETYGFDGVDIDWEYPVAPERSGKPDDYKNYVTFLQNLRNALHSTGHNYGLTITIPSSFWYLQHFDIVNIEKTIDWFNLMSYDLHGTWDSTNKFLGPYIAAHTNLTEIDEALSLLWRNKINPDNVVLGLGFYGRSFTLADPSCNTPGCVFTSGGDAGTCTQSVGTLSFAEIQRLVAAGAHVATDTKAAVKMVTYNNNQWVSYDDSDTFKMKIDYANSHCLGGTMVWASSTDDAKGNAAGALSKSTGRQALSLLATKQSDPITSCQLGECGKSCPAGLSPAQRSDGKNRGNTGTNTGCSGDDMRLYCCPSNDMPTCTWRGGAPFCNGKCHDGEVEVTSSTTGTGAECWTGHKVLCCLKTASDQAVSECHWSGSAPICSAPFSQAGCPDGQKALTNSNYGAGGEQPCAIGDKSFCCDQPPPYENCDWYYHGGKFLGQIPFVCTGTCPAGKSVIATDPTGCWSGYGAFCCDNPTTTNDPLVADFTKRIQAFSSDATCKVGQIQYSREIDDILSRLDKRTTLSNADMAQTLQQLTQLVSGNGQTYQQNLMESAFDTIYGASHGLFVSNISSYFGDWPNMDQLSLSESLLCMGNDAINFLADYHSSRTQVCTNSCNLVSRRDTSASDFWHRGFTSFENIDNVSSTASEKASLLSRNLGDSEHTTNTGPDGEPSWGFMVEAILNGQMTIEYEQMILATGSGSEETILEVVWNLPSGSGAGGINSNFQDENPSDAHTNPDRYVVFHFHTDHIRQATATHGAAPGIHAVVAFHGQFRRGNNGRGRVDNQDPNRNRRARVLNCGNQNDLFWYPGDDNDNDNHLNEWAALMTRFGNYMINNGIMTLDTYTGSTRGQLVLNPPDDCGRQTFNWGGYRQSRMFQPGNPNQPGGSGSQNPNGDPGQDNDGV, from the exons ATGAAGCTCGCACTCGGTGCACCAATCTGGCTGACGGCACTCCTTTTAAGTGTGGCCACGTCGGCACAATTCACTTGCAGTCCCACCCAACCTTGCGAAATTGGATGTTGCACAAAGTTTGGCTCCTGTGGCTTAGGCCCAGACTCCTGTGGACCAGAGAACTGCATATCCAACTGCGATCGCAAGTCTGACTGTGATCCCGGTTGGGGTGCGCAGTGGTCCAACGCTGAGGAATGTCCCCTAAAAGTTTGCTGCTCAAAATTCGGATTCTGCGGGACAACATCAGACTTTTGTGGAAATGCCACGGTAACTGCCCCTTCTTGCTCTGGCGGATCTAGCTCTTCAAAACGGACCATTGGGTATTATGAAGCTTGGAGTGTTACTCGTCCATGCGACAAGATGTATCCAGAAAGCATTCCAATTGGCTCGTACACCCATCTGaactttgcttttgctttcgtC AACCCAACCACATTTGCTTTATCACCGATGAGCGACGCCGACCCTGCTTTGTACAAGCGCTTTACGGCACTTAAAAATACCAATCCGGGACTTCAAACCTGGATTTCGATTGGCGGGTGGTCCATGAATGATCCAGACCAACCTACTGCTACTACTTTCTCTGACCTTGCTGGGTCGAGTGATGCACAGTCCAAGTTCTTTGCATCGGTATTGTCATTCTTGGAGACATACGGCTTCGACGGTGTCGACATTGATTG GGAGTATCCCGTAGCTCCAGAACGCTCTGGAAAGCCCGACGATTACAAAAACTATGTCACCTTCCTGCAGAACCTTAGAAATGCCCTTCATTCGACGGGGCACAATTATGGACTTACGATCACA ATTCCATCGTCGTTTTGGTACCTCCAACACTTTGATATCGTGAACATTGAGAAGACGATCGATTGGTTCAACCTCATGTCTTATGACCTTCACGGTACTTGGGATTCGACAAACAAATTTTTGGGACCGTACATTGCTGCCCACACCAATCTTACGGAAATTGATGAAGCCTTGTCTCTCCTCTGGCGTAACAAAATTAACCCAGACAACGTCGTACTGGGACTTGGATTCTATGGTCGTTCGTTTACCCTCGCTGATCCTAGCTGTAATACCCCTGGTTGTGTCTTCACTTCTGGGGGAGATGCTGGCACATGTACCCAATCCGTCGGAACCCTCTCGTTCGCCGAAATTCAACGCCTTGTCGCAGCAGGCGCCCATGTCGCGACCGATACTAAAGCTGCCGTCAAAATGGTCACATATAATAACAACCAATGGGTATCATATGACGATTCTGACACTTTCAAGATGAAGATTGACTACGCCAACTCGCACTGTCTCGGTGGGACCATGGTTTGGGCCTCTTCTACGGATGACGCGAAGGGCAATGCCGCCGGTGCTTTGTCCAAGTCAACTGGACGACAAGCTTTATCGCTTCTAGCAACAAAACAATCTGACCCCATTACCTCGTGCCAGCTCGGCGAATGTGGTAAATCATGCCCTGCGGGGTTAAGCCCTGCGCAGCGCAGCGACGGTAAGAATAGGGGTAACACTGGGACCAACACCGGCTGTTCAGGCGACGATATGCGACTGTATTGCTGCCCAAGCAACGACATGCCAACTTGCACATGGCGAGGTGGTGCGCCATTCTGTAACGGGAAATGTCATGATGGCGAAGTTGAAGTTACATCATCTACCACTGGAACTGGCGCGGAATGTTGGACAGGACATAAGGTCCTCTGCTGCCTCAAGACGGCTTCGGATCAGGCTGTATCGGAGTGCCATTGGTCTGGAAGCGCGCCTATTTGTTCTGCTCCATTCAGCCAGGCTGGATGCCCTGATGGTCAAAAGGCCCTCACGAACAGTAATTATGGCGCTGGAGGTGAGCAACCGTGTGCGATTGGTGACAAG TCATTCTGCTGCGACCAACCTCCTCCATACGAGAATTGCGACTGGTATTACCATGGTGGAAAATTCTTGGGTCAGATTCCATTTGTCTGTACTGGAACATGTCCAGCCGGAAAGTCGGTTATCGCAACCGATCCTACTGGCTGCTGGAGCG GTTATGGCGCGTTCTGTTGCGACAACCCTACAACTACA AATGATCCTTTAGTCGCTGATTTCACAAAGCGAATCCAGGCGTTTTCATCTGATGCAACCTGCAAAGTTGGACAGATACAATACTCTAGAGAGATCGATGATATTCTCTCCCGCCTCGACAAGCGGACGACACTGAGCAACGCTGATATGGCTCAAACTCTCCAGCAGCTCACGCAGCTCGTTTCTGGAAATGGTCAAACCTATCAACAGAACCTAATGGAATCTGCCTTTGATACAATCTACGGTGCGAGTCATGGACTGTTTGTTTCGAATATATCCTCATACTTTGGCGACTG GCCAAATATGGATCAACTTTCGCTATCGGAGAGCTTGCTTTGCATGGGGAATGATGCAATCAACTTCTTAGCCGACTATCATAGCAGCCGAACCCAAGTTTGCACCAATTCCTGTAACCTGGTCAGCAGACGAGATACGAGTGCATCCGACTTCTGGCATAGAGGCTTTACCAGCTTTGAGAACATTGACAATGTCAGCTCGACAGCATCGGAGAAGGCTTCCTTACTTTCGAGGAACCTGGGTGACAGTGAACACACAACCAACACAGGGCCCGACGGAGAACCATCGTGGG GTTTCATGGTGGAGGCCATTCTGAACGGTCAAATGACCATTGAATATGAGCAGATGATTCTTGCAACAGGATCTGGATCTGAAGAAACCATCCTTGAAG TCGTCTGGAATCTACCCTCTGGAAGTGGGGCAGGAGGAATTAACTCTAATTTCCAAGACGAAAATCCTTCCGATGCACACACTAATCCGGATCGTTATGTCGTTTTCCACTTCCACACCGATCACATTAGACAGGCAACGGCTACTCATGGCGCTGCACCAGGTATACATGCCGTCGTCGCTTTCCACGGTCAATTTAGACGGGGAAATAACGGACGTGGGCGAGTTGACAATCAGGATCCCAATCGCAATCGTCGCGCCCGAGTTCTAAACTGTGGTAATCAAAACGATCTTTTCTGGTACCCGGgagacgacaacgacaacgacaaccaTTTGAATGAGTGGGCAGCGCTTATGACTCGTTTCGGAAATTACATGATCAACAATGGAATCATGACTCTCGACACCTATACAGGCTCCACTCGTGGGCAGCTTGTTTTAAATCCTCCCGATGACTGTGGACGACAGACATTCAACTGGGGCGGATATCGTCAAAGTAGAATGTTCCAACCGGGCAATCCCAATCAACCAGGTGGAAGTGGATCCCAAAACCCCAACGGTGATCCTGGTCAAGATAACGACGGCGTCTAG
- a CDS encoding Oxidoreductase cicC — MRAMGCFKGSLSCLSFIYFLCWHLLYVNAASINQREPRAANDSSTNTWDYIIVGSGPGGGPLAARLAQAGFSVLLVDAGDDNGDDDFVRVPALNAQASEYTPIHWQFFVSHYDDPATAQRDSKFTWKQPDGRFFVGPNPPAGSEPLGIYYPRTGTLGGCAEHNAMVMIYPAESDWNNIATITGDSSWSAANMRQFWEKLENNQYVLPGTSGHGFAGWLDTSLTSLNLVLKDTKVLSLVQGAATAMGQGLLGSLLSTLSGLAQVLITDLNNDSPTRDTTTGLYQVPISVSNGPKTRSSQRKLILDTANAVNADGSKQFKLDIELNTLVTRVIFDTNSTSGTPRAIGVEYLQGSHLYRADPNSDGANPTGSGTFFANREVILSGGTFNTPQLLKLSGIGPADELSQFDIPVVLDSPAVGTNMQDRYEVGVVGSADSGFVDLAGCTFLNTTDDPCFIQWRDNSLDHGLYASNGYALGIVQQTSVSAPTEADIIIAGVPANFHGYFPGYSNRTNADSRHWTWLVLKAHSRNNAGTVTLRSSDPRDTPQISFKSYTVGGDLDAQASFEGVQLARKMFKSALPLDGFFTEEIPGPAIQSEADVKQWIRDEAWGHHASCSVPIGADDDITTSVLDSKFRVKGVSGLRVVDASVFPNIPSLYIVAAVYMISEKAAATIIQDAQ, encoded by the exons ATGCGTGCAATGGGGTGCTTCAAAGGTTCCTTGTCCTGTTTATCCTTCATCTACTTTCTGTGTTG GCACCTCCTGTATGTCAATGCAGCCTCAATAAACCAACGAGAACCCCGTGCCGCTAATGATTCGTCTACCAATACATGGGATTATATCATAGTTGGGTCTGGCCCTGGCGGGGGTCCGCTGGCTGCTCGACTAGCTCAAGCAGGTTTTTCTGTCCTGTTGGTTGATGCCGGAGACGATAATGGTGACGACGATTTTGTTCGGGTGCCTGCGTTGAACGCCCAGGCTTCCGAGTATACGCCAATTCACTGGCAATTTTTTGTCTCGCACTACGATGACCCTGCAACAGCCCAACGCGACTCAAAATTTACCTGGAAGCAACCCGATGGTCGTTTCTTTGTTGGCCCAAATCCTCCTGCTGGAAGCGAACCTCTTGGGATTTACTATCCCAGGACAGGAACCTTGGGTGGGTGTGCGGAACACAATGCCATGGTGATGATATATCCTGCTGAAAGCGACTGGAATAATATTGCGACCATCACTGGAGACTCATCGTGGAGTGCTGCCAATATGCGTCAATTCTGGGAGAAATTAGAAAACAACCAATATGTCTTGCCGGGAACATCGGGCCATGGATTTGCTGGTTGGCTTGACACCTCGCTCACCAGCCTCAATCTTGTTCTCAAGGACACGAAAGTGTTGAGTCTTGTGCAAGGCGCTGCCACCGCGATGGGTCAAGGTCTACTCGGCAGTTTATTATCAACACTCAGCGGCTTAGCCCAAGTCCTGATTACGGATCTCAACAACGACTCACCTACACGAGATACAACTACAGGACTTTACCAGGTTCCTATTTCTGTTTCCAACGGACCCAAGACGCGTTCGAGCCAACGTAAACTAATATTGGACACCGCTAATGCCGTAAATGCGGACGGCAGCAAACAATTCAAACTCGACATTGAACTCAATACCCTTGTGACGCGGGTTATCTTCGATACCAACTCCACTTCTGGGACTCCCCGTGCAATAGGTGTGGAGTATCTCCAGGGAAGCCACCTATACCGAGCCGATCCAAATTCTGACGGGGCGAATCCAACTGGCTCCGGGACTTTCTTCGCCAATCGCGAAGTAATTTTGTCGGGAGGAACATTCAACACTCCACAGCTCTTAAAGCTTTCTGGTATCGGTCCAGCTGATGAACTCTCTCAGTTTGATATTCCTGTCGTGCTCGACTCGCCCGCGGTCGGCACCAACATGCAGGACAGATACGAAGTCGGCGTTGTTGGCTCAGCAGACAGCGGCTTTGTTGATCTAGCTGGCTGCACATTCCTCAACACCACGGATGATCCCTGCTTCATTCAATGGCGCGATAATTCGCTTGACCACGGTCTATACGCATCCAATGGGTACGCGTTAGGCATTGTGCAGCAAACAAGCGTCTCTGCACCGACGGAGGCCGATATTATTATTGCAGGTGTACCAGCGAACTTCCATGGCTATTTCCCTGGCTACTCAAATCGCACAAACGCCGACAGTCGGCACTGGACGTGGTTGGTGCTCAAAGCTCATAGTCGGAATAACGCAGGCACAGTCACCCTTCGATCGAGTGACCCAAGGGATACTCCTCAGATCAGCTTCAAGAGTTATACAGTGGGCGGGGATCTTGACGCGCAAGCGTCGTTCGAAGGCGTGCAGCTTGCTCGGAAGATGTTCAAATCTGCACTTCCACTTGACGGTTTTTTCACTGAAGAGATCCCCGGGCCAGCCATTCAAAGCGAAGCTGACGTGAAGCAATGGATTAGGGACGAAGCCTGGGGTCATCACGCAAGTTGTTCAGTTCCCATTGGCGCAGATGACGACATAACAACTTCTGTGCTGGACTCGAAATTCCGTGTCAAAGGTGTCTCGGGCCTTCGAGTTGTGGACGCCAGCGTGTTTCCAAACATTCCTAGTCTCTACATCGTTGCCGCAGTCTACATGATATCTGAAAAAGCGGCCGCCACTATCATCCAGGACGCTCAATGA
- a CDS encoding LysM domain-containing protein (LysM domain-containing protein ARB_05157) has translation MFTRLAYPLAFSWILPRVHAQFNLFVDGTQAVSDISQGCTTALNATINCDPYLQQLVSDDYYGSLNNATLQNSVCAASCGISLKSYHNTVASACANDPQPWDGVPAVWAGDVIWAAYNQTCLKDPTTGAYCVDQIASSGDTDQDILALPQTQLCSPCTLALIKVMQSTPFSNYDSSYAQKYAQIQSICNTGPLPTGAQPPATNITALPGVASGNPASSTCLSGNHYTVQAGDDPQAIAVAHGVPTGPLKTLNGIFPDGTNLFAGQDLCLPRTCPIYLVQANDNCAAVASAHGLTFAQLVSYNPSINQDCSNLVSNTNICVGPSGAEYTPTTIPGATSTTSGFAISTVAPPGATPFGTTPECGKFYQVNSGDNCQQISLNNSINVDLFEQINPSINSGCTNLTPGLYYCVWPLSDWNATITTTSTIATPPGPTPSGSTPNCYQWHTIVSGDTCSVLEASFGITMAQLQTWNPQLNNDCTNLLLGEAYCVNGAAPGSSITSTPASSTPTVTPTSTPTSTATGSATPPGPTQAGIASNCDKYVLQQDGIFCFDMANNAGITLDQLYAWNPALNGDCSGLWEGYAYCIGVSSTSAAHRRRHQQRAVEHAAVHY, from the exons ATGTTTACTCGACTGGCCTACCCTCTGGCCTTTTCATGGATTCTGCCCCGTGTCCATGCCCAGTTCAATCTATTCGTTGATGGAACGCAGGCCGTCTCAGATATCTCACAAGGTTGCACCACAGCTCTAAACGCGACCATTAATTGCGATCCATATCTACAACAGCTGGTGTCAGACGATTATTATGGCAGTCTCAACAACGCGACCCTTCAAAATTCCGTTTGTGCAGCGTCATGTGGTATCTCTTTGAAGTCCTATCATAACACGGTTGCTTCTGCTTGTGCCAATGATCCCCAGCCTTGGGATGGTGTACCAGCCGTTTGGGCGGGAGACGTTATATGGGCGGCCTACAATCAGACATGTTTGAAAGATCCCACCACCGGAGCGTATTGTGTCG ACCAAATAGCTTCTAGTGGTGATACTGATCAAGATATTCTTGCGCTACCCCAGACCCAGTTATGTTCCCCTTGCACCCTAGCTCTCATAAAAGTCATGCAAAGCACTCCATTCTCCAACTACGATAGCTCATACGCCCAGAAGTATGCCCAAATTCAATCTATCTGCAACACTGGACCTCTTCCAACTGGAGCCCAACCTCCTGCCACCAATATCACTGCCCTTCCAGGAGTTGCATCCGGCAATCCAGCTAGTTCTACCTGTCTTTCTGGCAATCATTATACTGTTCAGGCTGGAGATGATCCCCAGGCAATTGCAGTCGCACATGGCGTTCCTACTGGACCTCTGAAAACCCTCAATGGAATCTTCCCTGACGGCACTAACCTATTCGCCGGCCAAGATTT ATGTCTACCTAGGACGTGTCCTATCTATCTAGTACAGGCGAATGACAACTGTGCCGCTGTCGCTTCGGCACATGGCCTCACCTTCGCACAGCTGGTTAGCTACAACCCATCGATAAACCAGGACTGCTCTAACCTTGTTTCAAATACCAATATATGTGTCGGGCCTTCTGGAGCCGAATATACCCCTACAACGATACCTGGGGCTACTTCAACCACTTCAGGCTTTGCAATCTCCACCGTAGCCCCTCCTGGTGCCACGCCCTTCGGAACCACCCCGGAGTGCGGTAAATTCTATCAGGTCAACAGTGGAGATAACTGCCAACAAATCTCCCTTAACAACAGTATCAATGTCGATCTTTTCGAACAGATTAACCCATCGATTAATTCGGGGTGCACCAATTTGACTCCTGGTTTGTATTATTGTGTCTGGCCGCTCTCGGACTGGAATGCCACAATCACCACAACCTCCACCATTGCAACCCCTCCAGGGCCAACACCTTCTGGCAGCACGCCCAACTGTTACCAATG GCATACTATTGTTTCAGGAGACACTTGTTCAGTATTAGAAGCATCCTTCGGCATTACCATGGCTCAACTACAAACCTGGAACCCCCAGCTTAACAATGACTGCACTAACCTTTTACTAGGCGAAGC CTATTGCGTTAATGGCGCAGCTCCGGGATCGTCAATCACTTCCACCCCGGCGTCTAGCACACCAACAGTCACACCGACCTCAACCCCAACGTCAACCGCTACCGGTTCAGCCACCCCGCCAGGCCCCACGCAGGCCGGAATTGCAAGCAACTGCGATAAATACGTTCTTCAACAAGATG GCATCTTCTGCTTTGACATGGCCAACAATGCAGGTATAACGCTGGACCAACTGTACGCATGGAACCCTGCGTTGAATGGGGATTGTTCGGGCCTGTGGGAAGGCTATGCGTATTGCATCGGAGTGTCTTCGACGTCAGCAGCTCACAGACGCCGTCACCAGCAGCGAGCAGTAGAACATGCTGCTGTACATTACTAA
- a CDS encoding Metacaspase-1 gives MSTAPSYYVPLEDPDLQQTLSPSSDTVPLVSQTARTAKVFRKLRLYLRTLARFRHRDKEKIAFLIGIGYLRGDGRYELTGSHKDIHLLEDLLRNDFNYTKFIILSDRQGTPTELLPTHDNIMRELKNCMTDNSNADFFFAYSGHSFHRDDFAGVEEDGQEECTDFPLSTERRSWKNYLNHGWTITDINHERIITDKTLREHLVNCLPKHSRLTALFDTCHSGTLLSRPHLGKFIYETFLKVILQTLSINVAITLVDGGALFRMDFEKQKNRVKQRVKTSRLLLIAAKKNHSRSKDIASRSPKKPKEAKMTKCNGFCRRVRGRRCQVISISACDDSQQSVEGPDGGTMTTAIVALLKENRTPTYAQIMEAARSAIYEAQKSQKAKMDDFINKTKCHELSCSLRGHSRCLAPHQRKREMCKVISDPKLSSLVPLHTDEILKL, from the exons ATGTCCACAGCACCCAGTTATTATGTGCCTCTCGAAGATCCTGATTTGCAGCAAACATTGTCTCCCTCATCCGACACCGTCCCGCTGGTATCACAGACAGCACGCACCGCGAAAGTGTTTCGCAAACTTCGTTTGTATTTGCGCACACTA GCCAGGTTCCGACATCGCGACAAGGAAAAAATCGCTTTTCTCATTGGCATTGGCTATTTGCGTGGCGACGGAAGATATGAGCTGACAGGTTCACATAAAGACATACACTTATTAGAGGACTTATTGAGGA ATGATTTTAATTACACGAAATTTATTATTCTAAGTGATAGGCAAGGAACACCGACAGAACTGCTTCCCACGCACGACAACATC ATGAGGGAATTAAAGAACTGTATGACTGACAACTCGAACGCCGATTTTTTCTTCGCGT ACTCAGGTCATTCATTCCATCGTGATGATTTTGCTGGAGTAGAAGAAGACGGCCAGGAAGAATGTACGGATTTCCCATTATCTACAGAACGACGTAGTTGGAAAAAT TATCTGAATCATGGATGGACCATTACCGACATTAATCACGAACGGATCATTACCGACAAG ACTTTGAGAGAGCATCTTGTAAATTGCCTTCCCAAGCACTCCCGTCTCACT GCCCTCTTCGATACATGCCACTCAGGGACTCTACTCAGTAGGCCTCACCTTGGCAAGTTTATCTATGAAACATTTCTCAAAGTTATCCTACAGACCTTGAGCATCAACGTTGCAATCACATTGGTGGATGGAGGGGCTTTG TTCAGAATGGACTTCGAAAAG CAGAAGAACAGAGTCAAGCAGCGAGTAAAAACTTCCCGATTGCTATTGATTGccgccaaaaaaaatcacaGCCGTTCAAAGGATATTGCATCTAGGTCGCCGAAGAAACCTAAAGAAGCGAAAATGACCAAATGTAATGGCTTTTGTCGTCGAGTCCGTGGAAGACGTTGTCAAGTG ATATCCATCTCTGCTTGCGACGATTCTCAACAATCCGTAGAAGGACCAGATGGAGGTACAATGACAACC GCAATCGTCGCGCTTCTGAAAGAGAACAGGACACCCACGTATGCACAAATAATGGAAGCTGCAAG gAGTGCAATCTACGAGGCACAAAAGTCCCAAAAAGCGAAAATGGACGACTTCATTAATAAGACCAAGTGCCACGAGCTTAGTTGCAGCCTCAGGGGACATAGTCGGTGTTTAGCTCCTCATCAGAGAAAGCGGGAGATGTGTAAAGTTATATCCGACCCCAAG CTCTCAAGTCTTGTGCCATTG CATACTGACGAGATTTTAAAGCTCTGA